From Acidobacteriota bacterium, one genomic window encodes:
- a CDS encoding O-antigen ligase family protein — MNRRPAGWLEAVAGLTLVGALLWTNPYSSEGFEGNRFLFLWLMALLALLPTIQDPRRTLTLLQRDPLAWSALLVVSVAALSSALSILPSRSLWGVPPRLHGAVSITALAVLVLALRPLAKHPERQRRLAVGLVFGLCAAALYAFFQRLGLDPVVLARGWPDRVTGTQGNPIFFGALLALGLPWSALLLAQATTTRRRLALGLLLALQGLALFWTASRGPQLAALLGLAAGLVAVYRGPRLRRLLGFGLVAGVLLATLLAITEPGRSWRTVSERQLIWNTALETYAEAPAKRKVFGFGPETFLWVVSPRLPAELPAQAARPDATYDRAHQTGWQLAIEQGAFGVLAWLALLAAALHRLLPASRPRAWLPILATGALAGGGLALWQAPALVGLGGGLGLLAGLAIVLTRHPRLAPFQAALLGTLVAAFVHGLFAPRTAGTETLLFLLLAVFVPLGRRGDAADRESAPPPAEAAPARLPFPWIALGFTALAFGLWTPPQEGADGWPHLGLLIALVATLLPAALLTVSWRRWIPWSAAAVLAAIACFGAALEAPPRTFHGLLLATLVLACWAWARHLAPPATATRGRVEDAPPHRLWNGATVALALLAGAWLVVPKFDAFAQMRRGDAAFEQRRMAAAADFYRMAVERFPDCDSCRLASFRARIRQGEERDLDGEIAAAEKSNRFDARFPRERAYLAARRSSRARDPQTRARQVSRAGEHFARAATLAPTDARLRRLWANLELEQGQPRQALALLDAAVALSPSSADGHLLRARALLDLEQATAAESALRRALELDHERVRDTLGAMASAQPPRWQALRDWALLAAALGRREEAREVLSRARRLAPPAAAAGLGEIERSLLGSAPGPTSP; from the coding sequence GTGAACCGGCGCCCCGCGGGCTGGCTCGAGGCCGTCGCCGGCCTCACCCTGGTCGGTGCCCTGCTGTGGACCAACCCCTACAGCTCCGAAGGCTTCGAGGGAAACCGCTTTCTTTTCCTCTGGCTGATGGCCCTGCTGGCGCTGCTGCCAACGATCCAGGACCCGCGTCGCACCCTGACCCTGCTGCAGCGCGATCCGCTGGCCTGGTCAGCGCTCCTCGTGGTCTCGGTGGCCGCCCTGAGCAGCGCCCTCTCGATTCTGCCGAGTCGCAGCCTGTGGGGAGTTCCTCCCCGCCTCCACGGCGCTGTCTCGATCACCGCCCTGGCGGTTCTCGTCCTCGCCCTGCGACCGCTGGCGAAGCATCCAGAGAGGCAACGTCGGCTCGCCGTCGGTCTGGTCTTCGGCCTCTGCGCGGCGGCCCTCTACGCCTTCTTCCAGCGCCTCGGTCTCGACCCCGTCGTCCTGGCCCGAGGTTGGCCCGACCGGGTCACCGGTACTCAGGGCAATCCCATCTTCTTCGGCGCCCTGCTGGCCCTTGGGCTGCCGTGGAGCGCACTGCTGCTGGCGCAAGCCACGACCACACGCCGGCGTCTCGCCCTCGGGCTGCTGCTGGCGCTCCAGGGACTCGCCCTGTTTTGGACCGCAAGCCGCGGACCCCAGCTCGCCGCCTTACTCGGCCTCGCCGCCGGCCTGGTGGCCGTCTACCGCGGCCCAAGGCTTCGTCGGCTGCTCGGTTTCGGCCTCGTCGCCGGCGTCCTCCTCGCCACCCTGTTGGCGATCACCGAACCGGGTCGGAGCTGGCGCACCGTCAGCGAGCGCCAGCTGATCTGGAACACCGCCCTCGAAACCTACGCCGAGGCGCCGGCGAAGCGAAAAGTCTTCGGCTTCGGTCCCGAGACCTTTCTCTGGGTGGTCAGCCCCCGGCTTCCGGCGGAGTTGCCGGCGCAAGCCGCCCGGCCGGACGCCACCTACGACCGCGCCCACCAAACCGGCTGGCAGCTCGCCATCGAGCAAGGCGCCTTCGGTGTGCTCGCTTGGCTCGCCCTGCTGGCGGCGGCGCTCCATCGACTGCTGCCGGCGAGCCGACCGCGTGCCTGGCTGCCCATTCTCGCCACCGGTGCCCTCGCCGGTGGCGGTCTCGCCCTCTGGCAAGCGCCCGCCCTCGTCGGCCTCGGCGGCGGCCTCGGCCTGCTGGCGGGGCTCGCTATCGTCCTGACGCGTCATCCTCGCCTCGCCCCCTTCCAGGCAGCGCTCCTCGGCACCTTGGTGGCGGCCTTCGTCCATGGCCTTTTCGCTCCCCGCACCGCCGGCACCGAAACCCTGCTGTTCCTTCTCCTCGCCGTCTTCGTCCCCCTCGGCCGCCGAGGGGACGCCGCGGACCGGGAGTCGGCCCCGCCGCCGGCCGAGGCGGCCCCGGCCCGCCTGCCCTTCCCCTGGATCGCCTTGGGTTTCACGGCCCTCGCCTTCGGCCTCTGGACGCCACCCCAGGAAGGCGCCGACGGTTGGCCTCACCTCGGCCTTCTGATCGCCCTTGTCGCGACCCTCCTGCCGGCTGCTCTCCTCACCGTCTCGTGGCGGCGCTGGATCCCCTGGAGTGCCGCCGCCGTGTTGGCAGCGATCGCCTGCTTCGGCGCCGCCCTCGAGGCTCCGCCTCGCACCTTCCACGGCCTCCTCCTCGCCACCCTAGTCCTCGCCTGCTGGGCCTGGGCCCGGCACCTGGCGCCGCCGGCCACCGCGACTCGCGGCCGCGTCGAGGACGCTCCACCTCACCGTCTCTGGAATGGCGCAACGGTGGCTCTGGCTTTGCTCGCCGGCGCTTGGCTGGTCGTCCCCAAGTTCGACGCCTTCGCCCAAATGCGCCGGGGCGATGCCGCCTTCGAGCAGCGCCGAATGGCGGCGGCGGCGGACTTCTATCGCATGGCGGTGGAGCGATTCCCCGACTGCGACAGCTGTCGCCTGGCGAGCTTCCGGGCCCGAATTCGACAGGGCGAGGAGCGCGATCTCGATGGCGAGATCGCCGCCGCCGAAAAGAGCAACCGCTTCGACGCCCGCTTCCCGCGCGAGCGCGCCTATCTCGCCGCGCGGCGTTCGTCGAGGGCCCGCGATCCCCAGACCCGAGCCCGCCAGGTGTCGCGCGCCGGGGAGCACTTCGCCCGCGCCGCCACCCTCGCACCGACGGACGCCCGACTGCGGCGGCTGTGGGCCAACCTCGAGCTCGAGCAGGGCCAGCCGCGGCAAGCCCTCGCCCTCCTCGACGCAGCCGTCGCCCTGAGCCCGAGCAGCGCCGACGGCCACCTGCTGCGGGCCCGCGCTCTGCTCGACCTGGAGCAAGCGACGGCTGCCGAGAGCGCCCTGCGACGGGCCCTCGAGCTCGATCACGAGCGGGTTCGGGACACCCTCGGCGCGATGGCCTCGGCCCAGCCTCCCCGCTGGCAGGCACTGCGCGACTGGGCTCTGCTCGCCGCCGCCCTCGGACGCCGAGAGGAGGCCCGTGAAGTGTTGTCAAGGGCCCGACGGCTAGCGCCGCCGGCCGCCGCCGCCGGCCTCGGCGAGATCGAACGGAGCCTGTTGGGCAGCGCGCCGGGGCCCACCTCGCCTTGA
- a CDS encoding glycosyltransferase family 4 protein, producing the protein MLTIAGWNFPVHSQTFVYQEMSSLAAAGFDLHMAYSGRGAGWELDDAFRGLDQAKVWLASAPAVARRELENWRRRDPDRLAEVIVDLASASGLEPDQVQNHCDFGRGLLFARLAEDLGAHYLHSYFFYEGSLACFVAARLLDLPRGMTCYADHQLDDYALKAVRLQLAEASLVVATSQRVRDELQALAPEIDAGRLLVKPNAVDGRRFSPVPRRPPSGSRPLRLLSVCRLEPKKGLPTLLEAVAQLPFPWRLRLVGGRDGGAPDHAAELQRQAEHLGIVQQVDFLGAQPTTGVYRELTEADVFVAPYAATTSGDKDGIPTSLMEAMATALPVVATREGSIAELVTHDHDGLLVPARDPRALAAALTLLQSDPDRRHRLAEAAAETIRRGFDVRVCEPLFHRRLHALLSGTGALDHYRQGEAIEEPADGKE; encoded by the coding sequence GTGCTGACCATCGCGGGCTGGAACTTCCCGGTTCATTCCCAAACCTTCGTGTACCAGGAAATGAGCTCCCTGGCCGCTGCCGGTTTCGATCTCCACATGGCCTACTCCGGCAGGGGCGCCGGCTGGGAGCTCGACGACGCCTTCCGCGGCCTCGATCAGGCCAAGGTCTGGCTGGCCTCGGCCCCTGCGGTGGCGCGCCGGGAGCTCGAGAACTGGCGCCGGCGCGATCCCGACCGCCTCGCCGAGGTGATCGTCGACCTCGCCAGCGCCAGCGGCCTCGAGCCGGACCAAGTTCAAAACCATTGCGACTTCGGCCGCGGCCTGTTGTTCGCCCGCCTGGCGGAAGACCTCGGCGCTCACTACCTGCACAGCTATTTCTTCTACGAGGGCAGCCTGGCCTGCTTCGTGGCCGCCCGCCTCCTCGACCTGCCCCGAGGCATGACCTGCTACGCCGACCACCAGCTCGACGATTACGCCCTCAAAGCCGTCCGCCTCCAGCTCGCCGAGGCTTCCTTGGTGGTCGCCACCTCGCAGCGAGTTCGCGACGAGCTGCAAGCCCTGGCCCCGGAGATCGACGCGGGGCGTCTGCTGGTCAAACCCAACGCCGTCGATGGCCGGCGTTTCTCCCCGGTGCCGCGCCGACCACCCTCCGGGTCTCGGCCTCTCCGGCTGCTGTCGGTGTGCCGACTCGAGCCCAAGAAGGGCCTGCCAACACTACTGGAGGCGGTCGCGCAGCTGCCCTTCCCTTGGCGGCTGCGCCTGGTCGGGGGCCGCGACGGCGGTGCCCCGGACCACGCCGCCGAGCTACAGCGCCAGGCGGAGCACCTCGGCATCGTGCAGCAGGTGGACTTCCTCGGTGCTCAGCCGACGACCGGCGTCTACCGAGAGCTGACCGAGGCCGATGTCTTCGTCGCCCCCTATGCCGCCACTACCAGCGGCGACAAGGACGGCATCCCGACCAGCCTGATGGAGGCGATGGCCACCGCCCTGCCGGTGGTGGCGACCCGCGAAGGCTCGATTGCCGAGCTGGTGACCCACGACCACGACGGCCTGCTGGTGCCGGCGCGGGATCCGCGGGCCCTCGCCGCCGCCCTCACCCTCCTCCAAAGCGATCCCGATCGCCGCCACCGGCTGGCGGAGGCTGCCGCCGAGACGATTCGTCGGGGCTTCGACGTTCGGGTCTGCGAACCGCTCTTCCATCGCCGGCTGCACGCCCTGCTGTCAGGCACCGGTGCGCTCGATCACTATCGGCAGGGCGAGGCGATAGAGGAACCAGCCGACGGGAAGGAGTAG
- a CDS encoding ABC transporter permease → MKRVYDGRSSHRQLWRGMLRDLRRAPPMARLWLRRGFAADLRPSLLGGLLLFLPPLGLVLWALLAQRGELLQPGPLAMAFPVFVLVGVVLWQTFLEALNVQIETLGRELPTLAKLDLPPEAFILAGLGRVLVHLAVKMLLVVAALAWLGVRPGWGLLAAPLALAALLALGTALGLLLAPFAALYRDVSRTLQAVTLLWLFLTPVFYQAPGQGPLAVLMRLNPVSPLLSLTRDLLVLGRPTAWSWELNAAIGLVVLLLPVGWFLYRLALPIVIERTGA, encoded by the coding sequence GTGAAGCGGGTCTACGACGGCCGCTCGAGCCACCGCCAGCTCTGGCGAGGCATGTTGCGCGATCTGCGGCGGGCGCCGCCGATGGCTCGCCTGTGGTTGCGGCGGGGCTTTGCCGCCGATCTGCGACCATCGCTCCTCGGTGGTCTGCTGCTCTTCCTACCGCCCCTCGGCCTGGTGCTCTGGGCGCTGCTGGCGCAGCGCGGTGAGCTGCTTCAGCCCGGTCCCCTCGCCATGGCCTTCCCGGTTTTCGTGCTGGTCGGGGTGGTTCTGTGGCAGACCTTTCTGGAAGCGCTCAATGTCCAGATCGAGACCCTCGGTCGGGAGCTCCCGACCCTCGCCAAGCTCGATCTACCGCCGGAGGCCTTCATCTTGGCGGGCCTCGGCCGGGTGCTGGTCCATCTGGCAGTCAAGATGCTGCTGGTGGTGGCGGCCCTGGCCTGGCTCGGCGTTCGCCCCGGCTGGGGACTACTGGCGGCACCCTTGGCGCTGGCGGCGCTCCTCGCTCTCGGCACCGCGTTGGGTCTGCTGCTGGCGCCCTTCGCCGCTCTCTACCGCGATGTCTCGCGCACGCTGCAGGCGGTCACACTGCTCTGGCTCTTCCTGACGCCGGTCTTCTACCAGGCGCCGGGGCAAGGCCCGCTGGCCGTGCTGATGCGCCTCAATCCGGTGAGTCCACTGCTCTCCCTGACGCGCGATCTGCTGGTGCTCGGTCGGCCGACGGCTTGGTCCTGGGAGCTGAACGCGGCGATTGGCCTGGTTGTTCTACTCCTTCCCGTCGGCTGGTTCCTCTATCGCCTCGCCCTGCCGATAGTGATCGAGCGCACCGGTGCCTGA